ATTAACCCTGATGTCTTTCAACAACAGTAATAACGGCGCCGGTAACCCCAGTGCAagtggtagtggtggtaatggtggtTCAGCAGGATCGCCCTCACAGGGAGCTCTGCTTCAGCATAGACAATTGTTGGAATTGAGGActaaatttcaacaattaGTTACTGAGTCAAAAaatgttggtgaaaatacACAGCGTGGTAAGGAGCTTTTGCTTCAAGCATCAAAGATCAAAGCAGTTTATACCAACTATAGTAGGCAAAGGCAGCAAGCTGCTCAAGCTTATGAACAAGCACGTAATGGTGCAGCTGCTGGTGGATCTACTCCACAATCTGCAGGATCTGGTGTTTCTACTGTACCGGCAGGTTCTCAAAGCACTGGAGggtcttcatcatctggTGGTCAAAgtactggtggtggtagtcAATTGGCTAATATAATAAAACAAGTGTTGACGCCTGAACAGAACCAACAGTACGACAATTTATTACAAACTTTCCAAACAAGAACTAATAACATTAGAGATAAGcacaattttttggaaCAACATCTTGAAGGATTAAATCAAGAGATCAATAAAAAGACAGAACCAGCTGCAAAAAAACAATTAGAGGataaaaaaatggaattaTTAACGAacttaaaatctttgaatatGGAATACAGCGTCTTACGTCAAGAGTTCACCAatggaaagaagaaattctaCGTGGAATGTGCTAGGCACAATCCTGCATTGCAAAGACTACTACAAAAGAGTACTCAACAACAGAGAATGGctcaacagcagcaacagcaaaTGCAACAACAAGTGCAACAACAAGTACAACAGCCACAACAGAAGCCGGTTGAACAAGTTCAAGTACCCAAGACGGAACCTGGTGTGGCTaaaccacaacaacaacagcagcagcagcagcaaccacaacaacaacaacaaccacaacagcagcaaccacaacaacaacgggGCCCAACAAGTATTACAACACAAAAATTGCCACAACAGACGCAACCACGCTCTCAACCAAGTTCAAGTTCTGTCAACAAGTCACAAGTTACCAATGTCAATGCTACGGCTTCTATGGCAAATAACAATGCTGCTAATAAATCTGCTATATTCAAGCAATCTGATCCTCTAGTGCCCATATCAGAAAATGTTACCGTTAAAGCACCTTCTCCTGTCGCATAT
The genomic region above belongs to Zygosaccharomyces rouxii strain CBS732 chromosome F complete sequence and contains:
- the TAF12 gene encoding Taf12p (some similarities with uniprot|Q03761 Saccharomyces cerevisiae YDR145W), which encodes MSFNNSNNGAGNPSASGSGGNGGSAGSPSQGALLQHRQLLELRTKFQQLVTESKNVGENTQRGKELLLQASKIKAVYTNYSRQRQQAAQAYEQARNGAAAGGSTPQSAGSGVSTVPAGSQSTGGSSSSGGQSTGGGSQLANIIKQVLTPEQNQQYDNLLQTFQTRTNNIRDKHNFLEQHLEGLNQEINKKTEPAAKKQLEDKKMELLTNLKSLNMEYSVLRQEFTNGKKKFYVECARHNPALQRLLQKSTQQQRMAQQQQQQMQQQVQQQVQQPQQKPVEQVQVPKTEPGVAKPQQQQQQQQQPQQQQQPQQQQPQQQRGPTSITTQKLPQQTQPRSQPSSSSVNKSQVTNVNATASMANNNAANKSAIFKQSDPLVPISENVTVKAPSPVAYKSNRPTLTGGAAMNASPLNTPAITKLPPYEVDTERVMSKRKLRELVKTVGIDDGDGETVIDGDVEELLLDLADDFVTNVTGFACRLAKHRKSDNLDTRDIQLHLERNWNIRIPGYSADEIRSTRKWNPSQSYNQKMQSINTDKTNTARNSAAVGGASNKSLSQSK